A portion of the Gimesia chilikensis genome contains these proteins:
- a CDS encoding RNA polymerase sigma factor, with translation MDKLSPAKFAAQIRCCANDLQDHGVDRLGPLYDLTSERLLRYAVTVTRNTPDAEDAIQATMVRIAMRPKILATAQQPWAYLLRVARNEALRILQKRKPLQIFAQCRQLWSRDEEIVEENDQAQVIRQALKRLPTNQSEVVVLKIWEDMTFAEIASVLDESPNTVASRYRYALQKLDNYLRPVAREDINV, from the coding sequence GTGGATAAACTGTCGCCAGCCAAATTTGCAGCGCAGATAAGATGTTGTGCCAATGATCTGCAGGATCATGGGGTGGACCGCCTGGGTCCGCTGTACGATTTGACATCGGAGCGTCTGCTGCGTTATGCGGTGACAGTGACCAGAAACACTCCCGATGCGGAGGATGCGATTCAGGCCACCATGGTGCGGATAGCCATGCGACCCAAAATTCTGGCGACCGCTCAGCAGCCGTGGGCCTACCTGTTACGGGTGGCCCGGAACGAAGCCCTGCGGATTCTGCAGAAGCGGAAGCCGCTGCAGATCTTCGCCCAGTGCAGACAGCTCTGGTCGCGAGATGAAGAAATCGTGGAAGAGAATGATCAGGCCCAGGTGATTCGGCAGGCATTAAAGCGGCTGCCGACGAACCAGTCTGAAGTGGTGGTGCTGAAGATCTGGGAGGATATGACGTTTGCGGAGATTGCCAGTGTGCTGGATGAATCGCCGAACACCGTGGCCAGTCGTTACCGTTATGCGCTCCAGAAATTAGATAATTACCTGCGTCCCGTGGCGCGTGAGGATATCAATGTTTGA